The following coding sequences are from one Paenibacillus stellifer window:
- a CDS encoding TOTE conflict system archaeo-eukaryotic primase domain-containing protein, producing MDSNLEQRLAQAFKEIESLRLENQQLRLQLSKYSELDDFKESTPTNEITTDQEQPPVGQVHLQSSPEDKIALFRSLFRGREDVYPVRWTSKTGKSGYSPVCKNDRSPVCNKPRIKCSDCSYQAFEMLSDDIYARHLNAKINRTIGVYPMLKDETCWFLAIDFDKRNWKQDAAVVMETCKAHHIPSALERSRSGNGGHVWLFFDQPIEASLARKLGSAILTKTRERHYQLSLDSYDRLFPNQDTLPKGGFGNLIALPLQGGPRMDGNSVFVDERFQPYEDQWSFLSGLEKISLGQAQRLVFELTKGESPLGVNVWNESDDENGERPWLDRGTNIQSSEIGQLPDQVHVVLSNMIYIEKNGLPSVFIQKLQALAMFQNPDFYKTQAMRLPTYGKPRVIGCYEDYDKYLAIPRGCHGKMLDLMKMHQVELFVSDERNPGCPIDVSFSGTLSMLQDGTARSMLANETGILSATTAFGKTVVAASIIASRKINTLVLVHRRELMDQWRERLDAFLNIDKKNIGIIGGGKDKRTGIVDIAIIPSLNYKGAIKEYIEEYGQIIVDECHHVSAFSFEQVLKKAKAKYVLGLTATPSRKDGHQPIVLMQCGPIRVSIDAKSQAQARGLEQKVIPRYTSFRTPQDLPSPGIQEIYKLLVEDEERNNMIFDDLLKALDQGRSPILLTERTAHVEYFENRLKHFAKNVVVLRGGMGKKQREALREQIGSISDSEERVFIATGKLIGEGFDDARLDTLFLVHPISWRGTLQQYAGRLHRTHHNKQDVQIYDYVDLQVPMLMAMYKKRVKGYAAMGYHGMNL from the coding sequence ATGGATAGTAATTTGGAACAACGGCTTGCTCAGGCTTTTAAAGAAATTGAATCGTTACGATTAGAAAACCAACAATTAAGACTTCAGTTGTCTAAATATTCGGAGCTTGATGATTTCAAAGAGAGTACTCCCACTAATGAAATCACTACTGATCAGGAACAGCCTCCCGTAGGCCAGGTCCACCTCCAATCGAGTCCAGAGGACAAGATAGCTCTATTTCGTTCTCTTTTTCGAGGGAGGGAGGACGTATATCCAGTAAGATGGACAAGCAAAACTGGAAAATCGGGATATTCGCCTGTTTGTAAGAATGATCGCTCACCTGTTTGTAATAAGCCTCGGATTAAATGTTCGGATTGTTCTTATCAAGCTTTCGAAATGTTATCGGATGATATCTATGCCCGCCATCTGAATGCAAAGATAAACCGTACAATAGGTGTTTATCCCATGCTAAAAGATGAAACCTGCTGGTTTCTTGCTATAGACTTTGACAAACGCAATTGGAAACAAGATGCCGCTGTTGTAATGGAAACTTGTAAGGCACATCATATTCCTTCAGCTCTTGAACGCTCGCGTTCGGGAAACGGGGGACATGTCTGGTTGTTCTTTGATCAGCCGATAGAGGCGAGTCTCGCCAGAAAATTGGGAAGCGCGATATTAACCAAAACAAGGGAGCGCCATTATCAGCTCTCTTTAGACTCCTACGATCGATTATTTCCAAACCAAGACACGCTGCCTAAAGGCGGGTTTGGAAATTTGATTGCTTTGCCTCTGCAGGGCGGTCCTCGGATGGATGGGAACAGTGTCTTTGTCGATGAACGTTTTCAGCCGTATGAAGATCAATGGAGCTTTCTATCGGGGCTCGAAAAAATTTCCTTGGGTCAAGCTCAAAGGCTAGTCTTTGAGTTGACGAAAGGGGAATCCCCGCTGGGCGTAAACGTATGGAACGAATCGGATGACGAGAATGGTGAGCGACCTTGGTTAGATCGTGGGACGAACATACAATCATCAGAAATAGGACAACTCCCTGACCAGGTTCACGTCGTTCTTTCCAACATGATCTATATCGAAAAAAATGGGCTTCCTTCAGTATTCATACAGAAGCTGCAAGCTTTGGCCATGTTTCAAAATCCGGATTTCTATAAGACGCAAGCCATGAGATTGCCGACTTATGGCAAGCCTCGTGTCATCGGCTGTTATGAGGATTATGACAAGTATCTTGCAATTCCTAGAGGTTGTCATGGGAAGATGCTGGATTTAATGAAAATGCACCAGGTTGAACTGTTTGTATCGGACGAACGTAATCCTGGTTGTCCGATTGATGTTAGCTTCAGTGGAACACTTTCCATGCTTCAGGATGGTACTGCAAGATCTATGCTTGCTAATGAAACGGGAATCTTATCGGCCACAACCGCGTTTGGCAAGACCGTCGTTGCAGCTTCTATTATCGCCTCCAGAAAAATAAACACATTGGTACTTGTTCACAGAAGAGAGCTCATGGATCAGTGGAGAGAACGACTTGATGCTTTTTTGAATATAGACAAGAAGAATATTGGCATCATCGGCGGAGGCAAGGACAAACGAACTGGAATCGTTGATATCGCGATTATACCAAGCTTGAACTATAAAGGCGCCATTAAGGAATATATTGAGGAATACGGCCAAATCATTGTAGATGAATGTCACCATGTTTCGGCTTTTAGCTTTGAGCAGGTGTTGAAAAAAGCTAAGGCCAAATATGTTCTGGGTCTAACTGCAACCCCATCCAGGAAGGATGGACATCAACCGATCGTTCTCATGCAATGCGGTCCGATTCGCGTGTCTATAGACGCGAAGTCGCAGGCTCAAGCTCGGGGGTTGGAACAAAAAGTGATTCCGCGTTATACCAGTTTCCGTACACCGCAGGATTTACCTTCACCTGGTATTCAAGAGATCTATAAACTATTGGTCGAAGATGAAGAACGAAACAACATGATTTTCGATGATTTACTTAAGGCGTTGGATCAAGGGCGTTCACCAATCCTTTTGACGGAACGTACCGCTCATGTGGAGTACTTTGAAAATCGCCTGAAGCATTTTGCCAAGAATGTGGTTGTTCTTCGAGGTGGTATGGGGAAAAAGCAAAGGGAAGCTCTAAGGGAACAAATTGGTTCCATATCCGATTCCGAAGAAAGGGTATTTATTGCAACCGGAAAGCTGATCGGAGAGGGCTTTGACGATGCGCGGCTTGATACGTTATTCCTGGTCCATCCCATCTCTTGGAGAGGGACGCTTCAGCAATATGCTGGACGTCTCCATCGTACCCATCACAATAAACAAGATGTGCAGATTTATGATTATGTAGACTTACAGGTGCCGATGCTTATGGCTATGTACAAGAAACGTGTTAAGGGCTATGCAGCAATGGGATATCACGGAATGAACTTATAA
- a CDS encoding zeta toxin family protein, with translation MNSPIATMFVFAGNNGSGKSTIRNLIVDRIGVSINIDADALARAIDAEQPERHKVSAGKEAIKIVRDCIRNKRDFSIETTLAGGNVIRQMREAKENSFEVVMFYVGLGDYRLNMERVAARVKNGGHHIPSEDIIRRHHTSIENLLAHLDLIDYLVLIDNSESDGKIVMEADQKRVIYRAAELPEWVRIIEKLLD, from the coding sequence ATGAATAGTCCTATTGCTACGATGTTTGTGTTTGCTGGAAACAACGGCAGTGGCAAAAGCACAATTCGAAATCTCATTGTGGATCGCATTGGTGTTAGTATAAATATTGATGCTGATGCACTTGCACGCGCCATTGATGCTGAACAACCCGAGCGACATAAAGTGAGTGCTGGGAAAGAAGCGATTAAGATTGTACGAGATTGTATTCGAAACAAACGGGATTTTTCAATTGAGACGACGCTGGCTGGCGGCAACGTCATTCGTCAAATGCGTGAAGCGAAGGAAAATAGCTTCGAGGTGGTAATGTTCTATGTTGGACTAGGCGATTATCGATTGAATATGGAAAGGGTTGCCGCCCGGGTGAAAAACGGCGGACATCATATTCCATCCGAAGATATCATAAGGCGACACCATACCTCCATAGAGAATTTACTTGCTCATCTTGATCTCATCGATTATTTAGTTCTGATCGATAATAGTGAATCCGATGGCAAGATCGTCATGGAAGCCGACCAAAAACGTGTTATTTATCGAGCTGCTGAGCTGCCTGAGTGGGTAAGGATAATTGAGAAGCTCCTGGATTAG
- a CDS encoding YczE/YyaS/YitT family protein — protein sequence MKGYIHSIEKRRLFIMVIGNVFLGMGISIFKLSGMGNDPFSGMVMALAERIGMTYANFLILLNLALFVIEFITGRKFIGAGTFVNAILLGYIATFFHSTWLSLFGEPQLIWQRVVIVAIGVVVCSFGVSLYQTSDVGVAPYDSLSLIMRDNFPKVSYFWHRMFTDALCALICFLAGGIIGLGTLVSAFGLGPIIHFFDVNFTEKLLAKRPPNQSNLENL from the coding sequence ATGAAGGGATATATTCATAGCATCGAAAAACGACGATTGTTTATTATGGTTATCGGCAATGTATTTCTGGGTATGGGAATCAGTATTTTTAAGCTGTCGGGCATGGGGAATGATCCCTTCAGCGGTATGGTAATGGCACTTGCAGAGAGAATCGGTATGACCTATGCAAATTTTCTGATTCTGCTGAACCTGGCATTGTTTGTAATCGAATTCATAACGGGACGAAAGTTTATTGGAGCCGGGACTTTTGTAAACGCTATTTTATTGGGTTATATCGCTACTTTCTTTCATAGTACTTGGCTATCTCTGTTCGGCGAACCACAACTGATATGGCAGCGGGTTGTCATCGTGGCGATTGGCGTGGTCGTATGCAGTTTTGGGGTATCCCTCTATCAGACATCGGATGTGGGAGTGGCTCCCTATGACAGCCTTTCCCTGATTATGAGAGACAACTTCCCTAAAGTATCTTATTTTTGGCACCGGATGTTTACAGATGCTCTTTGTGCTTTGATTTGCTTCCTGGCAGGAGGCATTATTGGTTTAGGAACTCTGGTGTCCGCATTTGGTCTGGGGCCTATCATTCATTTTTTTGATGTGAATTTTACGGAGAAGCTTCTGGCAAAAAGGCCTCCAAATCAAAGCAACTTGGAAAACCTATGA
- a CDS encoding serine hydrolase domain-containing protein has protein sequence MSNYLRFVVIFSLVFVLASCSGNSANIVEDTPLPKESETVHKDTFEEKLDQYMSKNYSGSVLLVKDNKVITAKGYNMADYSHNLPNGPDTIHQIGSLTKAFTAAAILQLQEAGKLSINDPVHKYIKDYPNDKVTLYHLLTHTSGIPNYTAFPDFLNAMNIRVSVDELIAKFKDKPLEFEPGSRYSYSNSGYVLLGAVIEQVSGQSYGDYLNEHIFKPLGMIRSGYLTKNLIHTDVAEGYSLLTPDKFETARPIDITVAYSAGGIYSTVQDLYKWLQGLENGTVISKTSWELMRKPNLSEYALGWVISDPNGMVYTHDGGINGFSSEIWRDMSDGTAVILLSNAEGINFGHMRDVLVRLLDTKE, from the coding sequence TTGTCTAATTATTTGAGATTCGTTGTTATCTTCAGTCTAGTTTTTGTACTGGCATCCTGCTCAGGCAATAGTGCCAACATTGTTGAGGATACGCCACTGCCGAAGGAGAGTGAAACCGTCCATAAGGATACTTTTGAAGAAAAACTTGATCAGTATATGTCCAAGAACTACTCGGGATCTGTGCTTCTTGTCAAAGATAACAAGGTTATCACTGCCAAGGGATACAACATGGCGGACTATAGTCATAACCTGCCTAACGGACCGGACACTATCCATCAAATCGGTTCACTTACCAAAGCGTTTACCGCTGCAGCTATTTTACAGCTTCAAGAGGCCGGTAAGCTGAGCATCAACGACCCCGTACATAAATACATTAAGGACTATCCTAATGATAAGGTCACACTGTACCACTTGTTAACCCACACGTCCGGGATACCCAATTACACCGCCTTTCCGGATTTCCTGAATGCCATGAACATCCGTGTGAGCGTTGACGAGCTAATCGCCAAATTCAAAGACAAGCCACTGGAATTTGAGCCGGGAAGCCGATATTCCTACAGTAATTCCGGGTATGTGCTGCTCGGAGCCGTGATTGAACAAGTGAGCGGACAGTCGTATGGTGACTATTTGAATGAGCATATTTTTAAACCTCTGGGCATGATAAGATCAGGTTACTTAACCAAAAACCTTATCCATACCGATGTCGCTGAGGGATATTCACTTCTTACCCCCGACAAGTTTGAGACAGCCCGTCCTATAGATATAACCGTCGCTTATTCAGCTGGCGGGATATATTCCACCGTACAAGATCTTTATAAATGGCTTCAAGGGCTTGAAAATGGAACCGTCATCAGCAAGACATCCTGGGAGTTGATGCGTAAACCGAATCTGTCTGAATACGCATTGGGATGGGTAATCTCTGATCCAAATGGAATGGTGTACACCCATGATGGGGGAATCAATGGTTTCTCTTCTGAGATTTGGAGAGATATGTCTGATGGGACTGCAGTCATTCTGCTCAGCAATGCAGAGGGAATCAACTTTGGGCATATGAGAGATGTGCTGGTACGCCTGCTTGATACGAAGGAATAG
- the ltrA gene encoding group II intron reverse transcriptase/maturase, translating into MKAEYRKGCPQRDSVEHEEYAGVRSAGAREGKERDGANDLMERILDRDNLNRAYKQVKSNHGAPGIDGMTVEAALPWLRENRDELLQSIREGKYKPSPVRRKEIPKPDGSGVRKLGIPTVVDRVIQQAISQQLQPLFEPLFSDGSYGYRRGRSAQQAIRKVKTYAEQGYGQAVEIDLSKYFDTLNHELLLNLLRKQIEDKRVIDLIKKYLKSGVMENGVRRATEEGSPQGGPLSPLLSNVYLNEFDQEMESRGVRVIRYADDIVVLAKSKRAAMRLLESSRTYLEQKLKLQMNPQKSKVVSVVAQKHFKFLGYALGKNGNGVYIRTHPQSLAKAKRKLKELTNRRQGRSAREVMENVKVYIRGWLGHFYVADMKRILQNWNEWLRRRMRMYIWKQWKKPRTKVQNLRKLGIPEWQAYQWGNTRRGYWRIARSAVLNRSVTNERLVQAGYYDFPAQYERLRQLHSNG; encoded by the coding sequence ATGAAAGCAGAATACCGAAAGGGCTGCCCTCAAAGGGATAGTGTGGAACACGAAGAGTATGCGGGAGTGCGGAGTGCCGGAGCTCGGGAAGGTAAAGAAAGAGACGGTGCAAACGATCTGATGGAACGCATCCTGGACAGAGATAATCTGAACCGGGCGTACAAACAGGTCAAAAGTAATCACGGAGCGCCCGGGATCGATGGGATGACCGTAGAGGCGGCGCTTCCGTGGCTGCGGGAAAACAGAGATGAACTGCTGCAAAGCATCCGGGAAGGGAAATACAAACCAAGCCCGGTGCGGCGCAAGGAAATCCCCAAACCAGATGGAAGCGGAGTGAGAAAGCTCGGCATCCCGACCGTCGTAGATCGGGTAATCCAGCAAGCGATCTCCCAGCAACTGCAACCGTTATTCGAGCCACTTTTCTCGGATGGAAGCTATGGCTACCGCCGGGGTCGAAGTGCGCAACAGGCCATTCGGAAAGTCAAAACGTACGCCGAGCAGGGCTATGGACAAGCGGTTGAAATCGATCTGTCGAAATACTTTGACACGTTGAACCATGAGCTTCTTTTGAACTTGCTGCGCAAACAGATCGAGGATAAACGCGTCATCGACCTGATCAAAAAGTACCTGAAAAGCGGAGTCATGGAAAACGGGGTACGACGCGCAACGGAGGAAGGATCGCCGCAAGGCGGGCCGCTGTCTCCGCTTTTGTCAAATGTCTATCTGAACGAATTCGATCAGGAGATGGAGAGCCGAGGCGTGAGGGTCATCCGCTATGCGGACGACATTGTCGTGCTGGCGAAGAGCAAACGAGCAGCCATGCGACTGCTGGAATCCAGCCGGACGTACTTGGAGCAGAAGCTAAAACTTCAAATGAACCCGCAGAAGAGTAAGGTCGTCAGCGTCGTGGCGCAGAAACACTTTAAATTCCTCGGCTATGCGCTGGGAAAGAACGGGAACGGTGTGTACATTCGCACCCATCCGCAATCTCTCGCTAAAGCAAAGAGGAAACTGAAAGAGCTCACGAATCGAAGACAAGGCAGGAGTGCAAGAGAGGTAATGGAGAACGTAAAAGTCTACATTCGCGGCTGGTTGGGTCACTTCTACGTAGCCGACATGAAGCGAATCCTGCAAAACTGGAATGAATGGCTGCGAAGGCGGATGCGCATGTACATCTGGAAGCAATGGAAGAAGCCAAGAACGAAGGTACAAAATCTGCGAAAGCTGGGGATACCGGAGTGGCAGGCTTACCAATGGGGAAATACAAGGCGGGGCTACTGGCGAATAGCCAGAAGCGCAGTATTGAATCGCTCTGTAACAAACGAAAGGCTCGTACAGGCAGGGTATTATGACTTCCCTGCCCAGTACGAGCGCTTGCGTCAATTGCACTCAAACGGTTGA
- a CDS encoding NAD(P)-dependent alcohol dehydrogenase, translating into MIKVNARATFSQEGPFKLTTIERRNLQPHDVLIEIKYAGICHSDIHTARGEWGPVKYPLVPGHEIAGIVSQVGSEVTKYSVGDRVGVGCLVDSCGECSNCQKGEEQYCLGGSTATYGAIDRYGHYTQGGYSTHIVVTEDFVVRIPDAIPLDAAAPLLCAGITTYSPLRHWGAAPGKKVAVVGLGGLGHMAVKIAHAMGAEVTVLSQSLKKKEDGLQLGADHYYATSDPETFKQLAGSFDLIINTVSAQINIDAYLSLLALDGTLVNVGAPADPLAVNVFSLIGHRRSFAGSMIGGIRETQEMLDFCAEHNIASEIEVISADRIDEAWERVLASDVRYRFVIDISTMGNE; encoded by the coding sequence ATGATAAAAGTTAATGCACGCGCTACATTCAGTCAGGAAGGTCCGTTCAAGCTAACCACCATTGAGCGCCGGAATCTTCAGCCGCATGATGTTCTTATTGAGATTAAATACGCCGGGATCTGCCACTCGGACATTCATACCGCCCGCGGGGAGTGGGGGCCGGTCAAATATCCACTCGTTCCAGGGCATGAGATCGCCGGAATTGTTAGCCAGGTCGGTTCCGAAGTGACAAAGTATTCCGTTGGTGACCGGGTAGGGGTAGGATGTCTGGTTGACTCCTGTGGAGAATGCAGTAATTGCCAAAAAGGAGAGGAACAGTATTGCCTGGGTGGAAGTACGGCCACCTATGGAGCGATTGACCGGTACGGGCACTATACACAAGGCGGGTATTCCACCCACATCGTTGTAACAGAAGACTTCGTGGTCCGGATTCCTGACGCTATTCCGCTTGACGCCGCTGCACCACTTTTGTGTGCCGGAATCACAACTTATTCACCGCTGCGCCATTGGGGAGCCGCTCCAGGCAAAAAAGTAGCTGTGGTAGGTCTTGGAGGACTTGGACATATGGCTGTGAAGATTGCTCATGCCATGGGAGCTGAGGTTACTGTTCTATCACAGTCGCTGAAGAAGAAGGAAGACGGTTTGCAATTAGGTGCGGATCATTATTATGCGACAAGCGATCCGGAGACATTCAAGCAGCTTGCCGGTTCGTTCGACCTGATCATAAATACGGTAAGCGCGCAGATTAATATCGATGCCTATCTTTCGCTCTTGGCGCTGGATGGTACATTAGTCAATGTAGGTGCGCCCGCTGATCCATTGGCAGTTAACGTATTCTCGCTGATTGGTCACCGCCGCTCGTTCGCCGGATCGATGATTGGTGGAATCCGTGAAACGCAGGAAATGCTTGATTTCTGCGCTGAACACAATATTGCTTCTGAGATCGAGGTTATTTCTGCCGACCGGATCGATGAAGCCTGGGAGCGCGTACTCGCTTCAGATGTCCGTTACCGGTTCGTAATCGATATCAGCACGATGGGGAATGAATAA
- a CDS encoding GMC oxidoreductase, which produces MLTLGKVQSRYENRVFLDPNRRDVYGLPKLQVQFSYSPEDWAIIEESAAVLRNVASLIGLKLEVSAEGSDVCLFLPGADNHESGTCRMGTDPWTSVTNPIGSVHGITGLYITDNSVLPSMGAVNPTLSTVALAIRTADYIASECR; this is translated from the coding sequence ATGCTCACATTGGGTAAGGTGCAGTCCCGGTATGAGAACCGAGTATTTCTCGATCCGAACCGGCGGGACGTATACGGATTGCCCAAGCTGCAAGTTCAATTCAGCTACAGTCCCGAGGATTGGGCGATCATAGAGGAATCTGCGGCAGTCCTTCGAAATGTAGCCTCGCTAATAGGCTTGAAGCTGGAGGTATCCGCCGAAGGGTCAGATGTTTGTTTGTTCCTGCCCGGGGCGGATAATCACGAATCGGGAACTTGCCGGATGGGAACGGACCCCTGGACCTCTGTCACAAACCCGATAGGCTCCGTACACGGAATAACCGGATTATATATTACGGATAACAGCGTGCTGCCCAGTATGGGTGCGGTTAATCCGACGCTGTCCACCGTGGCTTTAGCGATTCGGACGGCGGATTATATAGCAAGCGAATGCAGATAA